The following are encoded in a window of Chlorocebus sabaeus isolate Y175 chromosome 10, mChlSab1.0.hap1, whole genome shotgun sequence genomic DNA:
- the AP1S3 gene encoding AP-1 complex subunit sigma-3 isoform X2 gives MIHFILLFSRQGKLRLQKWYITLPDKERKKITREIVQIILSRGHRTSSFVDWKELKLVYKRYASLYFCCAIENQDNELLTLEIVHRYVELLDKYFGNVCELDIIFNFEKAYFILDEFIIGGEIQETSKKIAVKAIEDSDMLQETMAEYMNKPTF, from the exons ATACATTTCATATTGCTCTTCAGTCGACAAGGGAAACTACGGCTACAGAAATGGTACATCACTCTGCCTgacaaagagaggaagaagatcaCCCGGGAAATTGTTCAGATTATTCTCTCCCGTGGTCACAGGACAAGCAGTTTTGTTGACTGGAAGGAACTAAAACTTGTTTATAAAAG gtATGCTAGTTTATATTTTTGCTGTGCAATAGAAAATCAGGACAATGAGCTCTTGACGCTAGAGATTGTGCATCGTTACGTGGAGCTGCTGgacaaatattttggaaat GTCTGCGAGCTGGatattatctttaattttgaAAAGGCTTATTTCATCCTGGACGAGTTTATAATAGGTGGAGAAATTCAGGAAACATCCAAGAAAATTGCTGTCAAAGCCATTGAAGACTCTGATATGTTACAGGAG